In Blastopirellula sp. J2-11, a single genomic region encodes these proteins:
- a CDS encoding MerR family DNA-binding transcriptional regulator gives MEKLSDYVKTAEAAEILGVSQTTLRKYATIGKIPVRINPANGYRLFLKTDLKKFLKAASKPISAPRRGEMIASGRKYQ, from the coding sequence ATGGAAAAGTTGAGTGATTACGTGAAAACCGCCGAGGCGGCTGAAATCCTTGGCGTTTCCCAAACCACGCTAAGAAAATATGCCACGATCGGAAAAATCCCGGTGCGCATCAATCCGGCCAATGGCTATCGGCTGTTCCTGAAAACTGATTTGAAGAAGTTTTTAAAGGCAGCATCAAAGCCAATCAGCGCACCACGAAGGGGCGAGATGATTGCGAGCGGGCGCAAATATCAATGA
- a CDS encoding helicase-related protein, which translates to MTTENQIRIGSIVTGPTLPEPIEVLATVPMGASLKIIGRGRSTGITHDPVLTPQQLGQLRVSAEREPFNGDARMFRLGIEAHRLGLAYEYDPFFSLSIARVDPLPHQLEAVYSYFLRLPRIRFLLADDPGAGKTIMAGLLLKELKARGLVRRVLIVCPANLTFQWQREMSDKFRENFKVIRGSVLRENYGQNPWQEHDQVVTSVSWVSIVEDARESLLRSRWDLIIVDEAHKMSARSEDHKTFAYRLGESLSNMTDHYLLMTATPHKGDPEHFRRFLALLDPDVYGSIQSLEQAMREQDAPFYLRRTKEALVTFPDPKTGDVHKLFTKREVRSAAFELDGEELEFYDDLTRFVEDQSYAAAQDQSARGRAVGFTMAMLQRRMASSIYAVRRSLERMKLRREKILADPEAFRKEQIQRRMPDDFDDLDAEEQQQIVDQLENEVLSVDPVILREEIASLSNLVEQALQLEDREDQTKLTKLRAVLNEEGIFDDPQMKLLVFTEHKDTLDFLVGDGKDGRPLGKLVEWGLTVTKIHGGMKIGDRDTPGTRIYAEREFKESCQILVATEAAGEGINLQFCWLMINFDIPWNPVRLEQRVGRIHRYGQEKDCLVFNFVAQNTREGRVLQKLLDRLAEIRKDLGSDQVFDVVGEVFPANQLEAMLRKMYARQTDVHKIEDRIVHDVSPEKFRVITESTLEGLAKKELNLSAMVGKSAEAKERRLVPEVIEQFFVDAGPQCGLRPRQTSKDSHIYRIGKTPRNLLPIGDAQEDRFGRLGREYKQIAFDKERLREDPTLDWVTPGHPLFEVVRHDILHRTEDHLRRGAVFFDLHRNEPALLDVFAASVRDGRGRTLHRRLFAVETGLSGEMKLHEPTVLLDIAAAPQGTIGPANGVTLPDRQSVEQYLYERTLAPWGEAIAADRFGEVQRIQRHVEISLNALIDRGQFQLADYLNRQIDGQTVQGLDGLIAQAEQHLDTLNNRLESRRQELELERHSSISDIKHLGRAWVMPHPDRSNSDFAPMVRDDEIERIAIGVATRHEEERGWVVESVESENRGFDLISRRPHPEDPKTFIEVRFIEVKGRAGVGIVALSENEYRTAERMNNDYWLYAVFNCAGTAELHIVQNPARLGWQPVMAVEHYRIGPEQILGGKA; encoded by the coding sequence ATGACAACCGAAAATCAAATCCGAATCGGCAGCATCGTGACTGGGCCAACATTGCCCGAACCGATCGAAGTGCTGGCCACCGTGCCGATGGGCGCGTCGCTCAAAATCATTGGTCGTGGCCGAAGCACCGGCATAACGCACGATCCGGTTCTCACGCCTCAACAACTTGGACAGTTGCGAGTTTCTGCCGAGCGCGAGCCATTCAATGGTGACGCCCGCATGTTTCGCCTGGGTATCGAGGCCCACCGGTTGGGCTTGGCGTACGAGTACGATCCATTCTTTTCATTGTCGATTGCTCGCGTTGATCCGCTGCCCCATCAGCTTGAAGCCGTTTACAGCTACTTCTTGAGGCTGCCGCGAATCCGCTTTCTGCTTGCAGACGACCCTGGTGCCGGCAAAACGATCATGGCTGGCCTGCTGCTCAAGGAACTAAAAGCCCGCGGACTGGTTCGGCGCGTGCTCATCGTGTGCCCGGCAAACTTGACGTTTCAGTGGCAACGGGAAATGTCCGACAAGTTTCGCGAGAACTTCAAGGTCATTCGTGGATCCGTGCTACGTGAAAACTATGGCCAAAACCCGTGGCAGGAACATGACCAGGTTGTCACTTCCGTTTCCTGGGTATCCATTGTAGAGGATGCCCGAGAAAGTCTTTTGCGCTCGCGCTGGGATCTCATCATCGTTGACGAGGCCCACAAGATGAGCGCCCGCAGCGAAGACCACAAGACCTTCGCCTACCGGCTTGGCGAGTCGCTGTCGAATATGACGGACCACTACCTGTTGATGACCGCAACTCCGCACAAAGGCGATCCCGAACACTTCCGGCGTTTTCTCGCTTTGCTCGACCCCGACGTTTACGGCAGCATCCAAAGCCTCGAACAAGCGATGCGAGAACAGGATGCTCCTTTTTACCTGCGACGAACCAAGGAAGCCCTTGTCACCTTCCCCGATCCGAAAACTGGCGACGTTCACAAATTGTTTACCAAGCGTGAAGTCCGCAGCGCCGCATTTGAACTGGACGGCGAAGAGCTGGAATTCTACGACGACTTGACCCGGTTTGTCGAAGACCAGTCATATGCAGCAGCGCAGGATCAGTCGGCCAGAGGACGCGCAGTTGGGTTTACAATGGCCATGCTGCAGAGACGGATGGCATCATCCATCTATGCTGTGCGTCGCAGCCTCGAACGCATGAAACTTCGCCGCGAAAAGATCCTGGCCGACCCCGAGGCGTTCCGCAAGGAACAAATTCAGCGCCGGATGCCCGACGACTTTGATGATCTCGATGCCGAAGAACAGCAGCAAATCGTCGATCAACTGGAAAATGAAGTGCTCTCTGTTGATCCGGTCATCCTGCGGGAAGAAATTGCCAGCTTATCCAACTTGGTAGAACAGGCTCTGCAACTCGAAGACCGCGAAGATCAAACCAAATTGACAAAACTGCGAGCAGTGCTCAACGAGGAAGGTATTTTTGATGATCCTCAAATGAAGCTGCTGGTTTTCACCGAGCACAAAGACACGCTCGACTTCCTCGTTGGCGACGGTAAAGACGGGCGACCTCTTGGCAAGCTGGTCGAATGGGGCCTGACCGTCACAAAGATTCATGGCGGCATGAAAATTGGCGACCGTGACACGCCCGGCACGCGCATCTATGCAGAGCGCGAGTTCAAAGAGAGTTGCCAGATATTGGTGGCCACCGAAGCCGCCGGCGAGGGCATCAACTTACAGTTCTGCTGGTTGATGATCAACTTCGATATTCCTTGGAATCCTGTCCGGCTTGAACAACGCGTCGGCCGCATCCATCGCTACGGCCAGGAAAAGGACTGTCTCGTCTTTAACTTCGTCGCCCAAAACACTCGCGAAGGACGGGTGCTCCAAAAGCTGCTCGATCGCCTGGCTGAAATCCGCAAAGACCTTGGGTCGGATCAAGTCTTTGATGTAGTTGGCGAAGTATTTCCCGCCAATCAGCTCGAGGCTATGCTTCGCAAAATGTATGCCCGCCAGACCGATGTCCACAAGATTGAAGATCGTATCGTTCACGATGTCAGTCCGGAAAAGTTTCGGGTGATCACAGAATCGACACTCGAAGGGCTGGCCAAGAAAGAACTGAACCTTTCGGCGATGGTCGGAAAAAGCGCTGAAGCCAAAGAACGACGCCTGGTTCCCGAAGTGATCGAACAGTTCTTTGTTGATGCCGGCCCCCAATGTGGCCTGCGCCCCAGGCAGACCAGCAAAGACAGCCACATCTATCGCATCGGCAAAACGCCACGTAATTTGCTCCCGATCGGGGACGCTCAGGAAGATCGCTTTGGCCGGCTAGGACGGGAATACAAACAGATTGCGTTCGACAAGGAACGACTACGTGAAGATCCGACCTTAGATTGGGTCACCCCAGGGCACCCGCTGTTCGAGGTCGTCCGCCACGACATTCTCCACCGCACCGAAGATCACCTTCGCCGCGGCGCAGTCTTTTTCGACCTTCACCGCAACGAACCAGCACTTCTGGATGTTTTCGCCGCGTCCGTAAGAGATGGCCGAGGGCGAACGCTGCATCGTCGCTTGTTCGCCGTTGAAACGGGACTTAGCGGCGAAATGAAGTTACACGAACCGACCGTCTTGCTCGACATCGCTGCCGCGCCGCAGGGCACGATCGGTCCTGCCAATGGCGTGACGCTCCCCGATCGTCAAAGCGTCGAGCAATATCTGTATGAGCGCACTTTAGCACCATGGGGCGAGGCGATTGCAGCCGATCGTTTCGGCGAAGTTCAGCGGATCCAGCGTCATGTAGAGATCAGCCTGAACGCGCTAATCGACCGCGGACAATTCCAGCTTGCCGACTACCTGAATCGTCAAATCGATGGTCAGACAGTTCAGGGGCTTGACGGATTAATCGCCCAGGCCGAGCAGCACCTTGACACGCTGAACAACCGCCTGGAAAGCCGCCGCCAAGAGCTGGAATTAGAACGCCATAGCTCCATCTCCGACATCAAGCACCTGGGTCGGGCATGGGTTATGCCTCATCCCGATCGCAGCAACTCTGATTTCGCGCCTATGGTCCGCGATGATGAAATCGAGCGAATCGCTATAGGAGTCGCGACGCGGCACGAAGAGGAACGCGGCTGGGTCGTCGAAAGCGTCGAGTCGGAGAACCGAGGCTTTGACCTGATTTCCCGACGCCCTCATCCAGAAGATCCTAAGACATTCATCGAAGTCCGATTTATCGAAGTCAAGGGACGGGCGGGCGTTGGCATCGTAGCGCTGAGTGAAAACGAATACCGGACGGCGGAGCGGATGAATAACGACTACTGGCTCTACGCTGTGTTCAACTGCGCCGGGACGGCAGAACTTCACATTGTACAGAACCCCGCCCGTCTCGGGTGGCAACCTGTGATGGCTGTCGAACACTATCGCATTGGCCCAGAACAGATTTTGGGGGGCAAGGCATGA
- a CDS encoding ATP-dependent nuclease, with protein MSDARRELDGRFRESARFSNFGNTINRIVVKGIRSHLDTDVEIRSPITAFSGLNGTGKTTLLHLAAAVYNSANGYVISSFLAKGPLDTTPFIDDASVQVFLQGTSSRSTSLTLSYNPKSQRWQGYPRRQQREVFFFGVGFFLPQSEKRDFVFRNARALSLTGTTDLEPAVQTWCKRILSSGYDGIQSVTVSHRNRQAEVLYAKRGALSYSEAHMGCGEGRIHNLLRTLEACPEKSLVLLEEPEISLHPKAEYELGKYLIDLANRRGHQIFITTHSERLMRALPQASLVYLCRQDGVVKGLPGIASYEAESLMSEGHDKALTIIVEDEAAKIVLTELLRHHDCHFLKTVHIAVARHRRNDGQIEASGKDAIRQTMKTLSEAGIKIAAVLDGDDHADHRNSIHKLPGTRPPEKELVASVAVLAMIEKAYGLQSDEVTRLLQDEDCHDYFDLIGRIVSCDADFVMREASRAYSHAIAPSTANQLIEQLKEDASRQ; from the coding sequence ATGAGCGATGCTCGACGAGAACTTGATGGACGATTTCGCGAGAGCGCTCGCTTTAGCAATTTCGGAAATACGATAAATCGCATTGTCGTGAAGGGCATTCGTAGCCACCTGGATACGGACGTAGAAATTCGCAGTCCAATTACTGCGTTTTCAGGGCTGAACGGCACAGGCAAAACAACGCTGTTACACCTTGCGGCGGCCGTTTACAATTCAGCCAATGGATACGTAATAAGCAGTTTTCTTGCAAAGGGCCCACTCGACACGACTCCATTCATCGACGACGCTTCTGTCCAGGTCTTTTTACAGGGGACAAGCAGTCGATCAACCTCGCTTACACTTTCTTACAATCCCAAAAGTCAGCGATGGCAGGGATACCCCCGGCGACAGCAGAGGGAGGTGTTTTTCTTTGGCGTTGGCTTTTTTCTCCCGCAAAGTGAAAAACGCGACTTCGTATTTCGCAATGCTAGAGCATTAAGCCTGACTGGCACCACAGATTTGGAACCGGCAGTGCAAACATGGTGCAAGAGAATTCTCTCAAGCGGATACGACGGAATACAATCTGTTACCGTTTCGCACAGGAATCGACAAGCCGAAGTTTTATATGCAAAACGTGGAGCCCTTTCCTATTCGGAAGCCCACATGGGTTGCGGTGAAGGTCGTATTCACAACCTGCTCCGCACTCTTGAAGCGTGCCCGGAGAAGTCACTCGTGTTACTGGAAGAGCCCGAAATCTCGTTGCATCCTAAAGCGGAGTATGAACTCGGAAAGTACCTGATTGATCTTGCGAATCGCCGTGGACACCAAATTTTTATCACGACTCACAGCGAACGACTGATGCGTGCTCTGCCTCAAGCCTCGCTTGTCTATCTTTGTCGGCAAGATGGCGTAGTAAAAGGGCTTCCTGGAATTGCGTCCTACGAGGCGGAAAGCCTTATGTCGGAGGGACATGACAAAGCCCTGACCATTATTGTTGAAGATGAAGCGGCCAAGATCGTACTGACAGAGTTGCTTCGGCATCACGATTGTCATTTCCTTAAAACAGTCCATATTGCAGTTGCCAGACATCGACGCAACGACGGACAAATCGAGGCAAGCGGAAAGGATGCTATTCGGCAGACCATGAAAACGCTGAGTGAGGCGGGAATCAAGATAGCGGCAGTTCTCGACGGCGATGATCATGCCGATCACAGGAACTCGATTCACAAACTGCCAGGTACTCGCCCTCCTGAAAAAGAGCTGGTAGCCAGCGTTGCCGTACTCGCCATGATTGAAAAAGCGTACGGCTTGCAATCTGATGAAGTAACGAGACTTCTACAGGATGAAGATTGTCATGATTATTTCGACCTGATTGGACGCATCGTATCTTGTGATGCTGATTTCGTTATGCGAGAGGCGTCGCGAGCATATTCGCACGCCATTGCACCGAGCACGGCCAATCAACTCATCGAACAACTGAAGGAAGACGCTTCCAGACAATGA
- a CDS encoding abortive infection family protein encodes MEQDPSSLPAIDNDSIVVKYSKIPTQAATPNRTFFLKRLSKKKFMSEHEALEALQRIASELSVSESALRQRLRQLSNSLATICQGIDVYGSSKDTNLWSCEPTGDFVFGHFSFSPEAGITLSCRDNYDCIADAEKPDPCGPTYSSKNIDASPIEWLQRAVAAGQLGELLQVIGARLNARLTDVSHAADLASRCLANPTLAIGATFSDVAQQIGYVSVVQDWKSAMDDIATDPASAIARACSLTESVCKHLLDDLGIDRPNDQSISPLFKTTASALDLDPANQAEEELRKLCGGLASAVQNLGALRTKFSLAHGQGPNDTRLTAAHARLAVNAAGNISTFLMEQWQLKKQLETI; translated from the coding sequence ATGGAACAAGACCCTTCGTCGCTTCCAGCCATCGACAATGACTCCATCGTCGTGAAGTATTCCAAAATCCCGACACAAGCAGCAACGCCCAATCGCACCTTTTTTCTCAAGCGACTCTCTAAGAAGAAATTCATGAGCGAACACGAAGCACTAGAAGCTTTGCAACGCATCGCGTCAGAGCTTTCCGTCAGCGAGTCTGCGCTTCGCCAAAGGCTTCGCCAACTGTCGAATTCTCTGGCAACAATTTGCCAAGGGATCGATGTTTACGGATCGAGTAAAGATACGAACCTATGGTCATGTGAACCAACTGGTGATTTTGTATTCGGGCACTTTTCTTTCAGTCCTGAAGCCGGCATCACCCTATCCTGCCGTGATAACTATGATTGCATAGCGGATGCTGAAAAACCGGATCCTTGCGGGCCCACATACAGCTCGAAGAATATTGACGCCTCTCCCATCGAGTGGCTTCAACGTGCGGTCGCGGCGGGCCAGCTTGGTGAACTACTGCAAGTCATTGGAGCAAGGCTCAACGCTCGTCTCACGGATGTAAGTCACGCCGCTGACCTTGCCTCTCGTTGTCTAGCAAACCCGACTCTTGCAATTGGAGCGACGTTTTCAGATGTCGCACAACAAATTGGATACGTTTCTGTCGTGCAAGACTGGAAATCAGCCATGGACGACATCGCTACTGATCCAGCGAGCGCTATCGCCCGAGCTTGTAGCCTCACTGAGTCTGTGTGCAAGCACTTGCTCGATGACTTGGGGATAGATCGCCCCAACGATCAGTCGATTTCTCCTCTCTTCAAGACGACTGCCTCGGCTCTGGACTTAGATCCAGCAAATCAAGCCGAGGAGGAACTTCGCAAACTTTGCGGAGGATTGGCAAGTGCTGTCCAAAACCTGGGAGCGTTACGAACAAAGTTCAGCTTGGCTCACGGTCAAGGCCCTAACGATACTCGGTTGACGGCCGCACACGCCCGCTTGGCAGTCAATGCAGCCGGTAATATCAGCACGTTCCTCATGGAACAATGGCAATTGAAAAAGCAACTTGAAACTATATGA